In one Parvibaculum sp. genomic region, the following are encoded:
- a CDS encoding acyl-CoA dehydrogenase family protein, with protein sequence MEFGLSEDQKLLQESIGRTLEKVSPLERVRQAAEEHAAYAGDVWQALAGLGVAGMLIAEEHGGMGMGLLDAALASEMLGRHVAPAPFVATAVMAPLALAGAGSKAQQAAWLPKLASGEAIAGVAVSERAAGAREGAGVAASSDRLTGTALFALDAAGADVFIVADKTGGLHLVKGDAKGLTRIALTSIDLTRPLGELRFDNVEAEPLSAGDAGAALKRMVDAGRVMLAADTLGAGWAMIEKAVAYAGERKQFGRVIGSFQAVKHMCAEMAAELEPCRSLVWYAAHAFDTMPDEASLMAAHAKALTSETGRFVARTATEVHGGMGFTDLVGLHYWFKRIGLNRQLLGSPERVRHEAAVLQGWAAD encoded by the coding sequence ATGGAATTCGGATTGTCGGAAGACCAGAAGCTGCTCCAGGAAAGCATCGGACGGACGCTCGAAAAGGTGTCGCCGCTGGAGCGCGTGCGCCAGGCGGCCGAGGAACACGCGGCCTATGCCGGCGATGTGTGGCAGGCGCTTGCCGGGCTTGGCGTCGCGGGCATGCTGATCGCCGAGGAACATGGCGGCATGGGGATGGGGCTGCTCGATGCGGCGCTGGCGTCGGAGATGCTTGGCCGGCATGTCGCGCCGGCGCCTTTCGTTGCGACCGCCGTCATGGCGCCGCTCGCGCTTGCCGGTGCAGGCTCGAAGGCGCAGCAGGCGGCATGGCTGCCGAAGCTCGCAAGCGGCGAGGCGATTGCCGGTGTCGCGGTGTCGGAGCGCGCGGCGGGCGCGCGCGAGGGCGCGGGCGTTGCGGCGTCCAGCGACAGGCTCACCGGCACGGCGCTGTTTGCGCTCGATGCGGCGGGCGCCGATGTTTTCATCGTCGCCGACAAGACGGGCGGGCTCCATCTCGTGAAAGGCGATGCGAAGGGGCTGACGCGGATTGCGCTCACCAGCATCGATCTCACACGGCCGCTCGGCGAATTGCGCTTCGACAATGTCGAGGCGGAGCCGCTGAGCGCGGGCGATGCGGGCGCGGCGCTGAAACGCATGGTCGATGCCGGCCGCGTGATGCTCGCCGCCGACACGCTGGGCGCGGGTTGGGCGATGATCGAGAAGGCCGTGGCTTACGCGGGCGAGCGCAAGCAGTTCGGCCGCGTCATCGGCTCGTTCCAGGCGGTGAAGCATATGTGCGCCGAGATGGCGGCCGAGCTCGAGCCCTGCCGGTCGCTGGTCTGGTATGCCGCGCATGCCTTCGACACGATGCCGGACGAGGCGAGCCTGATGGCGGCGCATGCCAAGGCGCTGACGTCGGAAACCGGGCGCTTCGTCGCGCGCACCGCGACGGAGGTTCACGGCGGCATGGGCTTTACTGATCTCGTCGGGCTGCACTACTGGTTCAAGCGCATCGGCCTCAACCGGCAATTGCTGGGTTCGCCGGAACGGGTGCGCCACGAGGCCGCGGTCCTGCAGGGCTGGGCGGCGGATTGA
- a CDS encoding acyl-CoA dehydrogenase family protein, with product MDLAYGPEYEAFRAEVRAFIAKHGAKAPRRFGVSRPSEETQNWQRLLIEHGLTARTIPKEYGGYGAEPDILKSRIIAEEFTAAGLPMGIANQGISMLVPTLLELGTEEQKKKWIAPTLRGEVVWCQGYSEPGSGSDLASLQTKAVEDGDDFIINGQKIWTSTAHAADMIFCLVRTEPEAKKHEGISYLIFSMQTPGIEVRPLKTMTGHAEFNEVFFTDVRVPKKDIVAGRGQGWFVANATLKHERGMLGDPNQAGTRLKEITDLMHKETMDGTRLIDHPVYRDRLVALQARVFAMQFHGLRLLTAAAKGEDPGIARLIVKLQGCELNHQLAALAIDALGEIGVLYEDSPHLRAQGAWQHRYMFDLGLIIGGGTAQIQKNIISERGLGMPREPKPAKA from the coding sequence ATGGATCTCGCCTATGGGCCCGAATACGAAGCCTTTCGCGCGGAGGTTCGCGCCTTCATCGCCAAGCATGGCGCAAAGGCGCCGCGCCGCTTCGGCGTGTCGCGTCCTTCCGAGGAAACGCAGAACTGGCAGCGCCTGCTGATCGAGCACGGCCTCACCGCGCGGACGATCCCGAAGGAATATGGCGGCTATGGCGCCGAGCCCGACATTCTGAAGTCGCGGATCATCGCCGAAGAGTTCACCGCAGCCGGCCTGCCGATGGGGATTGCCAATCAGGGTATCTCGATGCTGGTGCCGACGCTGCTGGAACTCGGTACCGAAGAGCAGAAGAAGAAATGGATTGCGCCGACGCTCCGCGGCGAGGTCGTCTGGTGTCAGGGTTATTCGGAGCCGGGCTCGGGCTCCGATCTCGCTTCGCTGCAAACGAAGGCGGTGGAAGACGGGGACGATTTCATCATCAACGGACAGAAGATCTGGACCTCGACCGCGCATGCAGCCGACATGATTTTCTGCCTCGTGCGGACGGAGCCCGAGGCGAAGAAGCATGAAGGCATTTCCTACCTGATCTTCTCGATGCAGACGCCGGGCATCGAAGTGCGTCCGCTGAAGACGATGACAGGACATGCCGAATTCAACGAGGTGTTCTTCACCGATGTGCGGGTGCCCAAGAAGGACATCGTGGCGGGGCGCGGCCAGGGCTGGTTCGTCGCCAACGCGACGCTGAAACACGAGCGCGGCATGCTCGGCGATCCGAACCAGGCAGGGACGCGGCTGAAGGAAATCACCGACCTGATGCACAAGGAGACGATGGACGGGACGCGGCTGATCGACCATCCGGTCTATCGCGACCGTCTCGTTGCGTTGCAGGCCCGGGTTTTCGCGATGCAGTTTCACGGGCTCCGGCTGCTGACGGCGGCGGCAAAGGGCGAGGATCCCGGCATTGCGCGGCTCATCGTGAAGCTGCAGGGTTGCGAACTCAACCACCAGCTTGCGGCGCTCGCCATCGACGCGCTGGGCGAGATCGGCGTGCTTTACGAGGACAGTCCGCATTTGCGCGCGCAAGGCGCGTGGCAGCACCGCTACATGTTCGATCTCGGGTTGATCATCGGCGGCGGCACGGCGCAGATCCAGAAGAACATCATTTCGGAACGCGGGCTCGGGATGCCGCGCGAACCGAAACCGGCGAAAGCGTGA
- a CDS encoding SemiSWEET transporter: MGELGYIAAFLTTLAFVPQAVKTIRSRDTSGLSLGMYGLLTVGIFLWLLHGINRQDYALIGANGVTLMLALPIFLIILGNERAARRAASRK; this comes from the coding sequence ATGGGTGAACTCGGCTATATCGCGGCCTTCCTGACCACGCTCGCCTTCGTGCCGCAGGCGGTGAAGACGATCCGCAGCCGCGATACGTCGGGCCTTTCGCTCGGCATGTACGGGCTGCTGACCGTCGGCATCTTTCTGTGGCTGCTGCATGGCATCAACCGGCAGGATTATGCGCTGATCGGCGCCAATGGCGTGACGCTGATGCTGGCGCTGCCGATTTTCCTGATCATTCTCGGCAATGAACGGGCAGCGCGGCGGGCCGCTTCAAGGAAATAG